The DNA sequence TGCGTGTGGGAGTTGGGACATGTGTTATTACTGTAGTCTTAGGTGAGATAGCCTTGTTAACTCCCCTAAAAATATACAGAAGGTTTTTGTTTTACCCACTAATCCACTTGCACACCTGTGCACGTTATAGGATAATCACCATCAATGTACCCTTTGCAAtcagaaaaataaacataaaccATAACAAACGTAGAACGGGCTATCAAATACACGTTGCTACACATGTTTATTGTGATAATGtttcagtagactacagtactttGCTTTGCCATACCAATGTTCTATCTATGATAAGCCATAACAGATCTGATATACGGATACAGATCTGCATCTCAATTCATTCTATCAGCATAAATTATCATTTGTTTCTTATATTCATGTTCAAAGTTGAAAAGCAAGCTATAACTGCAGTTACAATCCTCAGCAGACGCTCTACCGTCGCACTTTTCAAATCAGTCCACCTGCTTTCCTAATAAAAGAGAagggaaaaataaaatatttttagaaTTGACATGCTGTATTTCTGCCTTTTGAGTTGATGGTGCTCAAGGCTTTAAAAAATAATCTGTACACCAATTTATAACAGTATAAATACAGAATatcactcaattcaattcaaatactAGATTCCCAAATATCTCAAATTGATTGAGCAACGGTATCGTGAAGCATACAGGCAGGTATAATAATCACAACAGTTATGATAAACAGATCTCCTTAGAAAATCACTTACAGCATTTATAGAGACGATTGATCCGCAGAATGTCCATAGGGCTCATCTGAGTTGCCTGGCCAATAACTGCATTATTGTCAGGGATTGGAAGAATGGTGGGCTGATTGTTCTTGGAGAAGGCAAACCTGGAACCAGACAACATTGGGCAGAAAGCTCGCACACCATCAATTGCAATTAAAGGATGACATGAGTAGACTATGAAAGGTCAAATTATTTTAGCCATACAACATTATAGCTGTTATTGCAGTAAAGAAAACCTTTCCATTATGTCCTCAACTTACCTTGAGTATTGCATGACAGAATTATAGTCATATGGAGTCCCCAAGTTTATCGTGTCGACCTTGTCGAAATTGGATTCCATTCCTATGATGGAAAATGCATGATAAATCATTTTCTTACACAGTATAATAACTTTCATGAATAAGTCACGCTTATAAAGAAATGCTTTACAGATTATTATGAATGTTATAAATGCTTATTAATTGAAAAGCTTATAAATCCATGTCAGTGTTTCTACATGTTTACAAATAATGAAATACTAATGTATTATTATAATCAGATAGTAGTACACTAAAGTTTACATTCAAGTTATTAAAGTTTTACTAATATGTCTTACTCAAAATGGGCAGgaataatatttacatatcttGTAAACAATAGTATTTATTATTTACCTACaaagttatttaaaaatatatattataaattCAGCATCTGTGGATGTAGAAAGCACTAACCAGGCAAAATGTTCTGAGTCAGGATTTGAACATGGCTGTCACGGTCAATGCGCGAATGCTCGTGGTTGAAGCCCAAGGCGTGCAGCAGTTCATGCTGcaccacagacagatggacaCATCCGTTCCTATTCAGAGACACCACCTGGCCATTTTTCTGGCGTCCAACATACGAGTAACAGCTACAAACAAGAGTGTATACGGAAGAAATAAAGGTCATTTCTAAAAGTAATAAAGTGTTGTTTTTTGTAGCAATAACAGTAAAGTAAATTGTCATGTAAACACTAAGTAAATAAGAGTGGCAGAAGACAAGTATAACAGGTCTCGTAATGTGCAGCGGTCATACCCTGACAGAGACTGGATGTCCACAAAGTCCCTCTGATTGGTTCGGGGAAAGAATCGGACGCAGGTTGATGCTGCAAAGGTTTGCAGCCCACCTTCAATAACGGACCTCTCCCGGGGCGCTGCTCAATGGAGCAACAAGAAAGTCAGAAActcaatacacacacgcacacacagactcaTATAGTATAGTAAAACCAAACCATTAAGCTCAGAAGAAAATAatttcagagaagaaaatatttacagtaTTGATTAGAGATCACATAGGGCACGTAAACGTTCCCATTAGAGGACTTCGGCCATTTGCAGGTGTGAGCTGTGCAGGGGTCAGCGTTCATGAACCCAGTATTTACTGCAATATCCCCAAACATGACTAGTGGCTCGTCAAGTCTTTTCCCTAGAAAACAACACCAAGTGAAGGTTATTATCTGTGTTTCATTCTCGGTGTCATTAAATGCAGGGTAGGAATATACAGGCTGCCTTACCAAGATTTCTGTTGGCCTTCTCAATGAGCGTTGAAGCAGAAAAATCCTCCTCTTCAATGCTATTGGTGCGGGTGCTGTCTGCGGAATGGGATAAAAAAAATTGCTTAAATGCAACTGTGTCCCTAATATTACAATAAGATAATATGttgtaccagtcaaacgtttagaCACAGccactcattcaagtgtttttatttttctcttttctacattgtaaaataatagtgatgacatcaaaactattaaataacacatatgggatcatgtagtaaccaaaaagattgttcaacatattttatacttgagattcttcgaagtagccacactttgtcttgacagctttgcacacgcttggcattctctcaaccagcttcacctggaatgcttttgcaacagtcttgaaggagttcccacaaacgctaagcacttgttggttttccttcactctcatcccaaccatctcaaatgggttgaggtcgggggattgtggaggccaggtcatctgatgcagcactccatcactttccttcttagtcaaatagcccttacacagcctggaggtgtgttgggtcattgtcctgttgaaaaacaaatgagtcccactaagcgcaaaccagatgggatggcgtattgctgcagaatgctgtggtagccatgctggttaagtgtgccttgaattctaaataaataactgacagtgtcaccagtaa is a window from the Salmo trutta unplaced genomic scaffold, fSalTru1.1, whole genome shotgun sequence genome containing:
- the LOC115187856 gene encoding low choriolytic enzyme-like isoform X1 produces the protein MAPVFVLTIFIAVLCSVQGRSTGKASLERSEEDMEIDSTRTNSIEEEDFSASTLIEKANRNLGKRLDEPLVMFGDIAVNTGFMNADPCTAHTCKWPKSSNGNVYVPYVISNQYSPRERSVIEGGLQTFAASTCVRFFPRTNQRDFVDIQSLSGCYSYVGRQKNGQVVSLNRNGCVHLSVVQHELLHALGFNHEHSRIDRDSHVQILTQNILPGMESNFDKVDTINLGTPYDYNSVMQYSRFAFSKNNQPTILPIPDNNAVIGQATQMSPMDILRINRLYKCCK
- the LOC115187856 gene encoding low choriolytic enzyme-like isoform X2; the protein is MAPVFVLTIFIAVLCSVQGRSTGKASLERSEEDMEIDSTRTNSIEEEDFSASTLIEKANRNLGKRLDEPLVMFGDIAVNTGFMNADPCTAHTCKWPKSSNGNVYVPYVISNQYSPRERSVIEGGLQTFAASTCVRFFPRTNQRDFVDIQSLSGCYSYVGRQKNGQVVSLNRNGCVHLSVVQHELLHALGFNHEHSRIDRDSHVQILTQNILPGMESNFDKVDTINLGTPYDYNSVMQYSRFAFSKNNQPTILPIPDNNAVIGQATQMSPMDILRINRLYKC